ACGCAGAATATCGTTGGCCTGCATCACAAGATTAAATGCTTTGCGCAGGAGCGGCAGTTCCACGTATCCGCGGATACCGAAGCTCAAATGTTCGTGATACAATGCAGCTCCCGAATCGGCTATATGATGAAATAGTATTCCTTCTTGCATTGAACTGAGTCTTGACAGCTCTTCTACATTCGCTTTATCTAACTTGGCTTCTGGAAGTTTCATAGGTCCTCCCGACTCTCATTTTTGGCATACAAAATATACTCTGTCTTCCTGCTCAGGGTCAGCGACCGGAACGTTTAGATCACTTGCAGTTGCATAATATATACGGGTGAAACCTGTGTTTTCGAGTACCTTTTTTATCTCATTCATTGCGTATACCCTGTTATATATCAATTCTTCAAAGCGAACGTAGTTTCCGTCAGCCTGTCTCTGAAATCCGTCAATTGTGATATAAGCTGAATCCATGCCCGGGTGATAGATACCTTTTTCAAGAATAAAAACATCGCCGCTGTCATAGACATTCAATTTATTGGACTTCAGCAACCCTCGGGAAGTGTTCATATCAAAAACAAAAAAACCTCCCTCTTTCAACGAAAGGTAGACATTGCCAAAGCAGCTTTTCAGAGACTCAAGGCCCTCCAAGTGATTCATTGCATCGTATAGAGAGTAAGCAAACTCAAAAGACATCTCTCCCGGAACCGAAAATGCGGCGGCGTCTGCCTCTATCAAAACTGCTCTTGTTTTCAGAATATAATAGTATAATTTTTGTCTCGCAACATTCAACATATCTGGGGACCGATCCACCAGAACCACTTGATGCCCTTTTTTCAAAAAAGCCAGCGCGGATGTACCGGTTCCCGCACATAAATCCAGTACAGATCCCTTCAGACCCTTCTGTTCAAAAAATGAATAGAGCGCAGGCGTATATTTGCGTGAGAATCCCCCCCATTGGTCAACATTATCGTATAGGTTTGCCATCCATTTTCCGTATTGTTGCATGACTTCCTCCTATTTCACATATGTTATTCAGCACTGGCATAAAGGAACGTTCATGATCGAACAAATAAAAGTGTCCTCCTGGAAAAACATGGCTTTCGAACTTTCCGGTTACCAGTTCTCCCCACTTCCGGACATCCTTTTTAATCATTTCATCCTCCTGGCCATACATTACTGTTAAATCTATAGGTAGCGGTTCAAAGGGTTCTGAGCAACCGTAACGGTCCAGCATGGCAAAATCGGCACGCAGTATTGGCAGGAACAGATTCATCAATTCGGGGCTCGAAGCTATTTCCTTTGACAATCCACCCAGTTCCAGCATTTCCTCAATCAACTGCTGCTGCTCCATTAGATGATATTTCTTGTCCGGTTCACGAATCATTGGCGCGTCGCTGCCGGAAACAATAAGCTTAGCCGGCAAGGGAGCCTGCATTCGGTGCAGAAGACGACATAGCTCGTAGGCAAGTATGCTTCCCATACTGTGCCCGAACAGAATATAAGGCTGATTCCGGATAACCGGGCGGATCAGCGCCTCAATATCCGTCACAGCCTCTTCTACAGTAGAATAATAGGGTTCTCTAATTCTCCGCCCTCTGCCGGCAATTTCCATGGGCAGCTGCTTCACCTTTTTATCCAAATACTTGGCCCATCTGTTGTAGGCATAACAAGATCCTCCAGCATAGGGTAAACACAGCAACTGAACTTCCACACCTTTCACCTTTCCATTCTGCGTCCTATTTAAACAAGTAATCCAAATCCTCGCCGGGTAACCCCGCTGTTTCAAACAACTCGTGCCCCGGCGCCATTTCAACAGAAGAATATTGCGCGGCCAAAGCCAGTAGACGCTCCTTATAATTAGCCGCCAGCTGTTCCGCATCAGGAATGCCATATGTGATCAATTCGATTTGCAATTTACGTTCCATCACCATAATATTGATCTCTAAGTTAACTGTAGGGGCATTATTCCTGCCGGTTTTTTTCCCGAAAGAACCTTCGATGATTAAAAAATCGTTATAGTTTGCAGAAATCTCTCCCAGATAATTGAACAATATTGCCGGGTGACGTTGCGGTGAGAACTTTCCTGCTCCATATCCTGTGCCATGACGGGGAACAGCATTAAGCCTCTTTTGTGTATCAATGATTGCCGTCTCACCTTCCATACAGGTTCGCAGCATCATCGGATACATTCCGGTGAACCAGCCAACAGTGCGTGCAACGTTCATATCTCCGGTAATTTCATGCCTGCCATGATTCTCTAGCATCAACCACAGATCGGCGTAATTTGTACGCTGGCCCATTTCCTCACCCAGTATTGCCATAAAAACAGCCTGGGGCTCTATGCTCAAGGCAGCCGGTACTGCATGAATTAAGCGCTCTGTAGTCTCCTCATCCATTATCAGAGTTAAGCTTCTGTACGTATCCTGAGAAATCGGTTGCTTATGAGTCAACAGCCAAGGGTGAGAAGCATTCAACTGGTCAACAATATCCATCCAGTAATCATTTTCCTCTTGGGTACACCGGTAATTTTGAAGGAGCTCTGACCATCTGCTATAAGAGTCCGTCCGGGGCGGCATGCTTCTCGCATCAACCAGCCGTTTGGACTCATGGCTTAGTAAGCTCTGGAGATCATCCAGCAATATCCGCCATGATACACCGTCCACAACGAGATGGTGAGCAAATATTACGATTCTTGTTGTGTCGGGACTCAATTGGAAGGCGATGGCTTGAAACAGCAAATCTTCGGTGATGCTCACTCTTGACATACATTCGTCAACATATTCTGTTATTTTCTCAATCTGACGGCTCCCAAGCTCAGAACTCATATCCACCATGTCAACCCATTTGTCCCGTTGCAGATGAAGCTCGTTGTAGAATAATTGCTTACGCACCGGATCATAATTCATGCGCAATTCATCATGATGAATGATTAAACGCCGGAACACCCGGTTAAGCGCTGCTGCTGGCCTGTTCTTTAACTCAAGCGCCAGTGTGTGGAAATAATAATTTTTATCAAGGAGCGGCTGACTAAAAAACCATGAAATGGAAGGCGTTTGATGAATGTAGCCCTTCAGCGGCGGCTGCAATGGGGCCGCCTGTAGCGCCACGGCCTTGCCCACCATATCATCCAGATGAGGAAAAGTCAGAATATCCGTCACCTTCAGATAAATCTCTTTCTCATATAGTCTGGAAGATAACTGCAGCGCCTTGATGGAGTCCCCCCCTAATTTGAAGAAATGATCTGAAAATCCGATTTCACTGTTATGAAATAAGCGCCGGATTTCTTCTAAAATGTCCCCCTGCGCCCCGCCGTAATCGGTAGGCTTGTCTATTTGCCTGATTTTGAAAGAGGGCGGGGGAAGCTTACTTTTGTCGATTTTACCGTTTGCATTTATCGGAAGGGCCTCCACAGTCACAAACCCACTGGGAATCATATACTGCGGCAAATGTGCTTCCATCGCTGAGAACAAAAATTCATCCGTAACAGCACCATCTTTAACCACATATGCGTATATGTGTTTGGTATCACCATGTTGAACAACAGTCGCTACAGATGCTTCTATACCGTCCAAGCTGTTCAGCAAGCCTTCAATTTCCCCCAATTCAATACGGTATCCCCTGATTTTCACCTGCTCATCTATTCGGCCGCCGTATTCCATGATCATTTCGGGCAGAAGCCGTCCCACATCACCCGTTCTGTACAACCTGCTTCCCTCATGGAATGGATGGGCAATGAATTTCTCTGCAGTTAACTCTTGGCGGTTCATATATCCTTCGGCCAGTCCTGCACCAGCAACACAAATTTCCCCTTCCGCTCCAAAAGGCAGCAAATTCTGAGCTGAATCCAGCACATACACCTGCATATTCGAAATTGGTCTTCCGATGGGAACAGAGAGACCGATGTCTAGTTCTGGATTAAATTTGTGAATCATACAGCCTACCGTCGCCTCTGTTGGCCCATATTCATTATAAATTGAGAGCGAGCGTCTGAATTTATTTACTATCCTGCAGGCCAGACCTGCTCTCAGGTCTTCTCCCCCCACAACCATTATCTTCAGAGATCGCTCAATCCTATCATGCAGGGGCAAGTCTTCAATCACCGATAGATGAGAAGGAGTCAGCTTAATAATTGAGAAATCCCCGTCCCGCCAGGCTTCTAGAAGAGCTGCCCCGGAATCGCCGCCACGAAATACCTTTATGGTGCCGCCGCATATCAGCGGAGTAAAGATGGAGGTGATTGTCAGATCAAAGGCCAATGACGAATATAAAGGGAAGACCGGTTCAGCTTCTTGCACATAGGTCTCCTGTGCAAACCTGACATAGTGTGCCAGTGCACCCTCGGATACCGCTACCCCTTTTGGCTGCCCGCTTGTGCCTGAAGTATAGAGAATATAAGCCAGGGGCTCTGAATTATTGATGTGTGCAATTCCGGCCCCGCCGCCGCATCTCCAGAGTTCAAGACTGCCCACTGTCGTTTCATATCCGAAATCACCCGGGGGAAGGACCGCAGGGTCCGAGACAATGCAATATTGCGCCCCTGCATCCTCAAGAATAAATTTAATCCTTTCGGAAGGAGTTTCCGGTTCAATGGGTATATATGTTCCCTTAGCTTTTAAAACAGCAAGCATAGCAACAATACACTCTGCACTTCTGGGGAGTACCAGAGCCACTATCGGATATGTGCTTTGAGCACTATTGAGCAGATGCTCCAGCAGCTTGTTTGCATTTAAATTCAGTTCCGCGTAACTGAGCCGCTCTTCTTGATCGATTACCGCAATCCTGCTGGGAGTCCGTTCTGCCTGTTTTTCAAATAAAGAGATAACGGTGTCCGGCGGGCTATGGACTGCGGTATCATTATAAGCATACAAAATCTTCTGTCTCTGAGACTCGTCAAGGACCCCTATTTCTCCAATGCTCCTTCCGGCATTTGCTATTATATCCCGGAGAAGTGCCCGGAGACTTAACGCCATGTTCTCAATAATTGATTCATTGAAAATACTGGTCCAGTAATCAATTTCAAGAGTAA
The sequence above is a segment of the Paenibacillus sp. FSL R7-0204 genome. Coding sequences within it:
- a CDS encoding class I SAM-dependent DNA methyltransferase, with product MQQYGKWMANLYDNVDQWGGFSRKYTPALYSFFEQKGLKGSVLDLCAGTGTSALAFLKKGHQVVLVDRSPDMLNVARQKLYYYILKTRAVLIEADAAAFSVPGEMSFEFAYSLYDAMNHLEGLESLKSCFGNVYLSLKEGGFFVFDMNTSRGLLKSNKLNVYDSGDVFILEKGIYHPGMDSAYITIDGFQRQADGNYVRFEELIYNRVYAMNEIKKVLENTGFTRIYYATASDLNVPVADPEQEDRVYFVCQK
- a CDS encoding thioesterase II family protein; the protein is MEVQLLCLPYAGGSCYAYNRWAKYLDKKVKQLPMEIAGRGRRIREPYYSTVEEAVTDIEALIRPVIRNQPYILFGHSMGSILAYELCRLLHRMQAPLPAKLIVSGSDAPMIREPDKKYHLMEQQQLIEEMLELGGLSKEIASSPELMNLFLPILRADFAMLDRYGCSEPFEPLPIDLTVMYGQEDEMIKKDVRKWGELVTGKFESHVFPGGHFYLFDHERSFMPVLNNICEIGGSHATIRKMDGKPIR
- a CDS encoding amino acid adenylation domain-containing protein, producing MHSRDNHAALLDLTDAQKQIWYTEEMYPGTSIYNLGGTVIFKGMIHPGYLQKSILHFLQSHEGVRYQFCKEGNLPKQYEASNALLPPSFVNFSEKKNPELAFKDWTEEQAAKPFSLVDSPLFEFYVLQLNEQQWGYFVKLHHLIADGWSMEIMTASICSEYNRLSNGMPASEVNTLSASYAEYLREEQKYLASGRFLKDMEYWQGVMENLPEPMIRQPASGAFNGKRHITVLKGDLVTQLRQFINTHEFTLNDVIQAACVILISKYYQCSELLVNMPVMNRVGRRHKQSFSMCTKIMPFRIKVCNQQAVFEFIRHCRSIYQKGLIHRKFPQDELVKLSNKERDGLPIFQCAINCYSTSLVNQIAGINIENHEFHSGQQLLPLQFIAKEWNDRDTITLEIDYWTSIFNESIIENMALSLRALLRDIIANAGRSIGEIGVLDESQRQKILYAYNDTAVHSPPDTVISLFEKQAERTPSRIAVIDQEERLSYAELNLNANKLLEHLLNSAQSTYPIVALVLPRSAECIVAMLAVLKAKGTYIPIEPETPSERIKFILEDAGAQYCIVSDPAVLPPGDFGYETTVGSLELWRCGGGAGIAHINNSEPLAYILYTSGTSGQPKGVAVSEGALAHYVRFAQETYVQEAEPVFPLYSSLAFDLTITSIFTPLICGGTIKVFRGGDSGAALLEAWRDGDFSIIKLTPSHLSVIEDLPLHDRIERSLKIMVVGGEDLRAGLACRIVNKFRRSLSIYNEYGPTEATVGCMIHKFNPELDIGLSVPIGRPISNMQVYVLDSAQNLLPFGAEGEICVAGAGLAEGYMNRQELTAEKFIAHPFHEGSRLYRTGDVGRLLPEMIMEYGGRIDEQVKIRGYRIELGEIEGLLNSLDGIEASVATVVQHGDTKHIYAYVVKDGAVTDEFLFSAMEAHLPQYMIPSGFVTVEALPINANGKIDKSKLPPPSFKIRQIDKPTDYGGAQGDILEEIRRLFHNSEIGFSDHFFKLGGDSIKALQLSSRLYEKEIYLKVTDILTFPHLDDMVGKAVALQAAPLQPPLKGYIHQTPSISWFFSQPLLDKNYYFHTLALELKNRPAAALNRVFRRLIIHHDELRMNYDPVRKQLFYNELHLQRDKWVDMVDMSSELGSRQIEKITEYVDECMSRVSITEDLLFQAIAFQLSPDTTRIVIFAHHLVVDGVSWRILLDDLQSLLSHESKRLVDARSMPPRTDSYSRWSELLQNYRCTQEENDYWMDIVDQLNASHPWLLTHKQPISQDTYRSLTLIMDEETTERLIHAVPAALSIEPQAVFMAILGEEMGQRTNYADLWLMLENHGRHEITGDMNVARTVGWFTGMYPMMLRTCMEGETAIIDTQKRLNAVPRHGTGYGAGKFSPQRHPAILFNYLGEISANYNDFLIIEGSFGKKTGRNNAPTVNLEINIMVMERKLQIELITYGIPDAEQLAANYKERLLALAAQYSSVEMAPGHELFETAGLPGEDLDYLFK